The following proteins are co-located in the Vigna angularis cultivar LongXiaoDou No.4 chromosome 2, ASM1680809v1, whole genome shotgun sequence genome:
- the LOC108345800 gene encoding bZIP transcription factor 17, with protein MTESMHAVEPSPEAAVLPVSDPLFDEFSTEFGSLPLLSIDSLFNSDTLPFTSDLEFGMDFDDNNGEFEITFDDLDEICIPSDVEDFLLPDACDPNNTSVLPPIDESSAKNSDSPRSDTSVVSGDRSFGVSRFFNSQASDSVSEGNSCKEGSHDAADVRVSNISSPESEFCDREESSGGPVSSQGSGNGGSGVCEAVNSPSPDSGSFERNITSSHEHAVMDKGVKLEEISGCDLKRKKVSCEGSATKHRRFSSSSVDTKTEKQTPSDVNAIDDDDEKRKARLMRNRESAQLSRQRKKHYVEELEEKVRSMNSIIADLSSKISYMVAENATLRQQVGAGVMCAPPPPAPGIYPHPPMAHMTYPWMPCAPYVVKPQGSQVPLVPIPRLKPQQPTSAPKGKKSDSKKSEGKTKKVASISFLGLFFFIMLFGGLVPLVDFKFGGLVDNVPDTGMSSFVSDRVYGQGGGKVWSVNGPRNGSERDEEVRFSNDRFSVKDKMNHERGRHLGEERGEREGPDNFGRQGNASEPLVASLYVPRNDKMVKIDGNLIIHSIMASEKAMASQTADAKEKRETGLAIPKDWDSALAIPEVGRHPNVYRVPAEQRKALASGSTKALKDHMKSSATDGKMQQWFREGLAGPMLSSGMCTEVFQFDVSPSPGAIVPATSVSNVSTEKRQNATSVKKTRNRRTLRGLPDSLTGSSLNITEEHVKNLDKNHLHGNESSMVVSVLVDPKEVGDGDVDGMMRPKSLSRIFVVVLIDSVKYVTYSCGLPRASPLW; from the exons ATGACCGAATCAATGCACGCCGTGGAACCGTCGCCGGAGGCGGCGGTGCTGCCGGTCTCCGATCCCTTGTTCGACGAGTTCTCCACCGAGTTTGGATCCCTCCCCCTCCTGTCCATAGACTCGCTCTTCAACTCCGACACGCTTCCCTTCACCTCAGATCTCGAATTCGGCATGGATTTTGATGACAACAATGGAGAGTTCGAAATCACCTTCGACGATCTTGACGAAATCTGCATTCCCTCCGACGTCGAGGATTTCCTTCTCCCTGACGCATGTGACCCCAATAATACCTCCGTTTTGCCGCCGATTGACGAGTCTTCCGCGAAGAATTCCGATTCTCCGCGTTCAGACACGTCTGTAGTTTCTGGAGATCGGAGCTTCGGCGTTTCAAGGTTTTTCAATTCGCAAGCGTCGGATTCTGTTTCTGAGGGTAATTCGTGCAAAGAGGGTTCGCATGACGCGGCTGATGTTAGGGTTTCGAATATTTCATCGCCGGAGTCTGAATTTTGCGACCGGGAGGAGTCTTCTGGTGGACCGGTTTCCTCTCAGGGTTCAGGGAACGGTGGATCGGGTGTATGTGAGGCTGTGAACTCGCCCTCGCCTGATTCTGGATCTTTCGAGAGGAACATAACATCGTCTCATGAGCATGCTGTTATGGACAAGGGTGTGAAATTGGAGGAAATTTCTGGGTGTGATCTGAAGAGGAAGAAAGTGAGTTGTGAAGGAAGTGCTACCAAGCACAGAAGGTTCTCTTCCTCCTCGGTGGACACTAAGACAGAGAAACAGACTCCATCTGATGTGAATGCAATTGATGACGATGATGAGAAAAGGAAGGCAAGGTTGATGAGGAATAGGGAAAGTGCACAGCTTTCTAGGCAGAGGAAGAAGCATTACGTGGAGGAGCTTGAGGAGAAAGTGAGATCAATGAATTCCATCATTGCTGATCTGAGTAGCAAGATTTCATACATGGTGGCTGAGAATGCTACACTTAGACAGCAAGTGGGTGCTGGTGTGATGTGTGCTCCTCCACCACCTGCTCCTGGGATTTACCCTCATCCTCCAATGGCACACATGACTTATCCTTGGATGCCTTGTGCTCCGTATGTTGTCAAGCCTCAGGGATCTCAGGTTCCTTTGGTACCCATTCCCAGGTTGAAGCCTCAGCAACCCACTTCAGCACCCAAAGGTAAAAAGTCCGATAGTAAGAAGAGTGAGGGGAAAACTAAGAAGGTTGCTAGTATTAGTTTCTTgggtttgtttttctttatcatgCTTTTTGGTGGGCTTGTTCCGCTTGTGGATTTTAAGTTTGGCGGTTTAGTGGACAATGTTCCTGATACTGGTATGTCTAGCTTTGTTAGTGATAGGGTATATGGTCAAGGTGGGGGTAAGGTTTGGTCTGTGAACGGTCCTAGGAATGGGTCTGAAAGAGATGAAGAAGTACGGTTTTCTAATGATAGGTTTAGTGTTAAAGACAAAATGAATCATGAGAGAGGCCGGCATTTAGGAGAAGAAAGGGGTGAACGGGAGGGCCCTGATAATTTTGGTCGCCAGGGAAATGCCAGCGAGCCTCTTGTTGCTTCTTTGTATGTTCCTAGGAATGATAAGATGGTGAAGATTGATGGAAACTTAATTATCCATTCCATAATGGCTAGTGAAAAAGCTATGGCATCTCAAACTGCCGATGcaaaggagaagagagaaacaGGTTTGGCCATTCCTAAGGATTGGGATTCTGCATTGGCTATACCTGAAGTTGGAAGACATCCAAATGTATATAGGGTTCCTGCTGAACAGAGGAAGGCTCTTGCCTCTGGTTCAACCAAAGCTTTAAAGGACCATATGAAGTCCTCTGCAACTGATGGTAAAATGCAACAGTGGTTCCGTGAAGGTCTTGCAG GGCCAATGTTAAGTTCTGGCATGTGCACTGAAGTTTTCCAGTTTGATGTTTCTCCAAGTCCTGGAGCTATAGTTCCTGCAACATCAGTATCTAATGTGTCTACCGAAAAGCGTCAGAATGCTACCTCGGTGAAAAAGACCAGGAATAGAAGAACCCTTCGTGGGCTTCCAGATTCTCTTACTGGATCGAGTCTGAACATAACTGAAGAGCATGTAAAAAACTTGGATAAAAACCACCTCCATGGTAATGAATCTTCCATGGTGGTTTCAGTTCTTGTTGATCCTAAAGAGGTTGGCGATGGTGATGTCGATGGCATGATGAGACCGAAGTCACTCTCTCGGATCTTCGTGGTTGTGCTAATTGATAGTGTCAAGTATGTCACTTACTCTTGCGGTCTGCCTCGTGCTTCTCCCCTTTGGTGA